Proteins from a single region of Undibacterium sp. KW1:
- a CDS encoding LytTR family DNA-binding domain-containing protein: MTTAIIADDEDLPRKELRRMLNKVWPELEILAECEHGAEALEAIHQEEPDIAFLDIRMPGMTGLDVAHAVKGRCHAVFTTAYDSHALDAFAAGAVDYLLKPVSEIRLQEAVTRLKERIASKQPVADVSQLMSELDKRLKNTTAERIRWISASVGDTIKMFPVEKILFFSSDEKYTRVVCADDEAHVRKPLKEIMDGLDPDIFWQVHRGTVVRADAITRAHRDELGKYTVELRGLQEKLKVSQAYAWRFKPM; this comes from the coding sequence ATGACCACAGCCATCATCGCCGACGACGAAGATTTACCACGTAAAGAATTACGCCGCATGCTCAATAAAGTCTGGCCAGAACTGGAGATACTGGCTGAATGCGAACACGGTGCCGAAGCGCTGGAAGCCATACACCAGGAAGAACCGGATATCGCTTTTCTGGACATACGCATGCCAGGCATGACGGGCCTCGATGTGGCCCATGCCGTAAAAGGGCGCTGCCATGCCGTCTTCACCACAGCTTATGACAGCCATGCACTGGATGCCTTTGCCGCTGGTGCCGTTGATTATCTGCTCAAACCTGTGTCTGAAATCAGGTTACAGGAAGCCGTCACCAGATTGAAAGAACGCATCGCCAGCAAACAACCGGTGGCAGATGTCAGCCAGCTCATGTCTGAACTCGACAAGCGTCTGAAGAATACGACTGCAGAACGCATACGCTGGATCAGTGCCAGTGTGGGCGATACCATCAAGATGTTCCCGGTAGAAAAAATCCTGTTCTTCAGTTCAGATGAAAAATACACGCGTGTAGTCTGTGCCGATGATGAAGCCCACGTGCGCAAGCCTTTGAAAGAAATCATGGATGGTCTTGACCCGGACATCTTCTGGCAAGTGCATCGCGGCACTGTGGTGCGCGCTGATGCGATTACCCGTGCACACAGGGATGAACTGGGCAAGTACACGGTGGAACTGCGGGGTTTGCAAGAAAAGCTCAAGGTTAGTCAGGCGTATGCCTGGCGCTTCAAACCCATGTAA
- a CDS encoding DMT family transporter: MRSADLLRLISLAAIWGASFLFMRVLAPVVGVLWSAEVRVGLAGIALLTLMYVTNRAMNFRTNWKSFLILGTINSALPFALYSYAALSIPAGYSAIVNATSPLWGAVMGAAFLGERLTLRKMAGMAIGVLGVAFLVRLGPVEFNSKLVLAVLACVGATLCYAIVGIYTKKKLTGITPMQMATGSQVGAAFVLLPFLPLAPVQGEITATIAMVAVALALLCSAVAYLIYFRLMADLGPTKALTVTFLIPLFALLWGYLFLNEHITMNTVIGCAGVVLATWLVVFQPAQKPA; this comes from the coding sequence ATGCGCAGTGCTGATTTATTACGTTTGATTTCCCTGGCCGCCATCTGGGGTGCATCCTTCCTGTTCATGCGGGTACTGGCGCCCGTGGTCGGGGTATTGTGGAGTGCTGAGGTCAGGGTGGGACTGGCAGGTATCGCCTTGCTGACACTGATGTATGTGACCAATCGTGCGATGAATTTCCGTACAAACTGGAAGTCATTTTTAATCCTCGGCACGATTAATTCAGCCCTGCCGTTTGCCCTGTATTCTTATGCGGCACTGAGCATACCGGCTGGTTACTCGGCCATCGTGAATGCCACCAGCCCGCTCTGGGGTGCGGTGATGGGGGCGGCATTCCTTGGTGAGCGGCTGACCCTGCGCAAGATGGCGGGCATGGCGATAGGAGTACTTGGCGTTGCCTTCCTGGTGCGCCTGGGTCCGGTGGAATTCAACAGCAAGCTGGTACTCGCAGTGCTGGCCTGCGTGGGTGCAACCTTGTGCTATGCGATAGTCGGTATCTATACCAAGAAAAAACTCACAGGCATCACACCCATGCAAATGGCGACTGGTTCACAGGTGGGTGCCGCATTTGTATTGCTGCCTTTCCTGCCGCTGGCACCAGTGCAGGGTGAAATCACGGCAACTATTGCGATGGTGGCCGTGGCACTTGCTTTGTTATGCAGTGCAGTGGCTTACCTGATTTACTTCCGCCTGATGGCAGACCTGGGGCCAACCAAGGCTTTGACGGTGACTTTCCTGATTCCGCTGTTTGCCTTGCTGTGGGGCTATCTGTTCCTCAATGAACATATCACCATGAATACCGTCATAGGCTGCGCAGGTGTGGTACTGGCGACCTGGCTGGTGGTGTTCCAGCCAGCTCAAAAACCAGCTTAA
- a CDS encoding TatD family hydrolase: MLQKPALIDIGANLSNHRFHNDLDAVISRAKQAGIEHIIVTGTSERASHDAHALTQTYSGYLSSTAGVHPHEAKNWNAQCANAIEKLAASDTVVAVGECGLDYNRMFSTEVQQRACFEAQLQLAVGLQKPVFLHERDAHDDFFALLRQYRPQLKGAVVHCFTGNTEELRAYLDLDCHIGITGWICDERRGDDLRKAVKFLPKDKLMIETDAPFLLPRNLSVRPQDNRNEPMHLPVVLEAVAAILRISPVTLAQQTRKNTMQFFGLPLAG; this comes from the coding sequence ATGCTACAAAAACCTGCACTGATAGATATCGGTGCGAACCTCAGCAACCATCGTTTTCACAATGACCTTGATGCCGTCATCTCACGCGCAAAACAGGCAGGTATTGAACACATCATTGTCACCGGCACATCCGAGCGTGCCAGCCATGATGCGCATGCGCTGACACAAACTTATTCCGGTTATTTAAGCAGCACCGCAGGCGTCCATCCGCATGAAGCAAAGAACTGGAATGCGCAATGTGCAAACGCCATAGAAAAACTTGCGGCCAGCGATACTGTGGTGGCCGTTGGCGAATGCGGTCTCGACTATAACCGCATGTTTTCGACTGAAGTACAGCAACGCGCCTGCTTTGAAGCGCAACTGCAATTGGCCGTAGGTTTGCAAAAACCGGTGTTCCTGCATGAACGTGATGCGCACGATGATTTTTTCGCTCTGTTGAGGCAATACCGTCCACAGCTCAAAGGTGCGGTGGTGCACTGCTTCACTGGTAATACTGAAGAGTTGCGTGCCTATCTTGACCTCGATTGCCACATCGGTATTACCGGCTGGATCTGTGATGAAAGGCGTGGGGATGATTTGCGCAAGGCGGTCAAATTTTTGCCCAAAGACAAGCTCATGATAGAAACCGATGCGCCGTTTTTATTGCCACGCAATTTGTCTGTACGCCCGCAGGATAACCGCAATGAGCCCATGCACTTGCCAGTTGTGCTGGAAGCAGTCGCTGCTATTTTGCGGATATCGCCCGTGACACTGGCACAGCAAACCCGAAAAAATACCATGCAGTTTTTTGGCTTGCCCTTGGCTGGCTAA
- a CDS encoding ANTAR domain-containing response regulator, with amino-acid sequence MLKAVILDANAVARNLLTSVLMNGGHEVVGDANLAPASLARVIKLKPQIVCVDIGETDEEGLALLDKIRADLPKALLFLVSSKIDATVLQTAQERGVHGFIVKPFNSVAVLTSIRNTIIRIAKQQRASTAEAAREAGGETAAE; translated from the coding sequence ATGCTAAAAGCCGTCATTCTGGATGCCAATGCTGTTGCCCGCAATTTGTTGACCTCTGTTCTGATGAATGGGGGGCATGAAGTCGTGGGAGATGCCAATCTGGCTCCCGCCAGCCTGGCCCGCGTGATCAAGCTCAAGCCGCAGATCGTTTGTGTCGATATCGGCGAAACCGATGAAGAAGGCCTGGCCTTGCTCGACAAGATCAGGGCAGACTTGCCCAAGGCATTATTATTCCTGGTGTCATCAAAAATCGATGCGACCGTATTGCAGACGGCTCAGGAGCGCGGTGTTCACGGCTTCATCGTCAAACCTTTCAATTCTGTTGCCGTGCTGACTTCCATACGCAATACCATCATACGCATTGCCAAACAGCAAAGAGCAAGCACGGCTGAAGCGGCCCGAGAAGCTGGCGGCGAAACGGCGGCGGAATAA
- a CDS encoding CocE/NonD family hydrolase has protein sequence MRTPQLRQALPALSIMLGAILTSIATPALALSSNITSASSTVTDDKADAARLRAEYIRKNYAKFEYRIPMRDGKLLFTSVYVPNDASASKRYPILMSRTPYSVGPYGSDQYKTMLGPTAEYEKDGFIFVYQDVRGTYMSEGEFVNMRPHIDDKKSKTDVDESSDTYDSIEWMIKHLPHNNGKVGQWGNSYPGFYTSAGAIDSHPALKAVSPQAPIADWFRGDDMHRNGAFNLQMAFGFFHSFGQPRPQPTTGAGWKTFNFGTPDGYQFFLDLGSVANANSRYFKNGIPFWNDITAHPNYDSFWQSRNILPHLKNIKAAVLTVGGWYDTEDLYGPLNTYKAIEKQNPGIQNTIVIGPWTHGGWFRSDGDKVGDANFGYKTVQTYQPVEFAFFKHYLKTGDKPTLAEAWMFETGANRWRGFDAWPPKEGKDKALYFQANGKLSFSAPANQDAQFAEYISDPAKPVPYTTEIETRWSKQYIAADQRFATSRPDVVSWQSEVLEKDVTLAGPLSADLFVSVTGSDADFVVKLIDVNPANLEIDAQTNRGNQQTLVRGEPFRARFRDGFETAKPMVPNQMTKVKFAINDVFHTFQRGHRIMVQVQSSWFPFIDRNPQSFVPNIYEAKDSDFIKATHKVYFGSQQPSALHVKVLPALDE, from the coding sequence ATGAGAACACCGCAGTTGCGACAGGCCCTGCCTGCGCTATCCATCATGCTGGGCGCAATCCTGACCAGCATCGCCACACCAGCACTGGCCTTGAGCAGCAACATCACCAGCGCCAGCAGCACGGTCACTGACGACAAGGCTGACGCTGCCAGGTTGCGTGCCGAGTACATCCGTAAAAACTATGCCAAATTCGAATACCGCATCCCCATGCGCGACGGCAAGCTCCTGTTCACCTCTGTCTATGTACCGAACGATGCCAGCGCCAGCAAGCGTTATCCCATCCTGATGAGCCGCACGCCTTATTCGGTAGGGCCTTATGGCAGCGATCAATATAAAACCATGCTGGGGCCAACTGCCGAGTATGAGAAAGATGGCTTTATCTTTGTCTACCAGGATGTGCGTGGCACCTATATGTCGGAAGGCGAGTTCGTCAACATGCGCCCGCACATAGACGACAAAAAATCCAAAACCGATGTCGATGAAAGCAGCGATACCTATGACAGCATAGAATGGATGATCAAGCATCTGCCACACAATAATGGCAAGGTCGGCCAGTGGGGTAATTCCTACCCCGGTTTTTATACATCGGCTGGTGCCATTGACAGCCACCCGGCATTGAAAGCGGTGTCACCGCAGGCACCAATTGCTGACTGGTTCCGTGGTGACGACATGCACAGGAATGGCGCTTTCAACCTGCAGATGGCCTTTGGCTTCTTCCACAGTTTTGGCCAGCCACGTCCGCAGCCGACCACAGGTGCTGGCTGGAAAACCTTTAACTTTGGTACACCGGATGGTTACCAGTTCTTCCTGGACCTGGGTTCGGTCGCCAATGCGAATAGCCGTTACTTCAAGAACGGCATCCCTTTCTGGAACGATATCACGGCACATCCAAATTACGACAGCTTCTGGCAAAGCCGCAATATCCTGCCGCATCTGAAGAACATCAAGGCCGCTGTCCTGACTGTGGGTGGCTGGTATGACACAGAAGATTTATATGGCCCGCTCAATACCTACAAGGCCATAGAAAAACAAAACCCTGGCATACAAAACACTATCGTCATCGGCCCATGGACGCATGGCGGCTGGTTCCGTAGTGATGGCGACAAAGTGGGTGATGCCAACTTTGGCTACAAGACGGTGCAGACGTATCAGCCGGTGGAATTTGCCTTCTTCAAGCATTATCTGAAAACCGGCGACAAGCCCACGCTGGCCGAAGCCTGGATGTTTGAAACCGGCGCCAACCGCTGGCGCGGTTTTGATGCCTGGCCACCGAAAGAGGGCAAGGACAAGGCCCTGTACTTCCAGGCGAATGGCAAGCTGAGCTTTAGCGCACCGGCAAATCAGGATGCGCAATTTGCAGAATACATCAGCGACCCGGCCAAACCTGTGCCCTATACCACCGAGATAGAAACGCGCTGGAGCAAGCAATACATAGCAGCCGACCAGCGCTTTGCCACCAGCCGCCCGGATGTAGTGAGCTGGCAAAGTGAAGTGCTGGAAAAAGACGTGACACTCGCCGGCCCGCTAAGTGCAGATTTGTTTGTCAGCGTCACTGGCAGCGATGCTGATTTTGTCGTCAAGCTCATTGATGTCAATCCCGCCAACCTTGAAATTGATGCGCAAACCAATCGTGGCAACCAGCAAACCCTGGTACGCGGCGAACCTTTCCGCGCCCGCTTCCGCGATGGATTCGAAACAGCCAAGCCTATGGTACCGAACCAGATGACCAAGGTGAAGTTTGCCATCAATGATGTCTTCCACACCTTCCAGCGCGGCCATCGTATCATGGTGCAGGTGCAATCCAGCTGGTTCCCCTTCATAGACCGTAACCCACAATCCTTTGTGCCTAACATTTACGAAGCCAAGGACAGTGATTTCATCAAGGCTACACATAAAGTTTATTTTGGTAGCCAGCAACCAAGTGCCCTCCATGTCAAGGTCTTGCCAGCACTAGATGAATAA
- a CDS encoding prolyl oligopeptidase family serine peptidase gives MIRIKPLFAAAALVLSASASYQIQAGNVAESGYQLPPAELQAVVDAPRGPLFRLGPQRKTALLLTLPGLPSIADVSQPELRLAGLRINPRTRAASHFDFGNGMSLLDVATGKAREVKGLPARLKIAETAWSPDEQWLAFSLWVDGGVELWLLDIKKGTARRLMADKLNAVTGPGFSWIEGSEKILVRLTPLHQKELPPMPAVPVGPNMQETKGGKMLQNRIYPDMLRTARDSDTLDWYLQTQLGIVNLNGELRRISRPMTLIKSLASPDGKLILTTQLRRPYSTMLPVDRFGQLIELWDIQGKKVKTVAERPLRERIPTGNDAVQAGPRDFGWRTDKPATLYWLEAQAGGDPEVNSKIHDALFQQAAPFDAPAQKIMDLGWRFGNVQWGNDYLAVVTENWVKTRDTRTWRIQPGVPDSKPELMFARKSEDQYSNPGNPVMTQNAQGRLVLRISPDGKAIFFTGTGASAEGDRPFLDKFDLTNKQITRLWRSQAPYYEEILALLNDKGNSFITSRESVEERPNFYFYDLQASASPRALTQFPHPMPQFKGIKKQQIRYEREDGVDLTATLYLPPGYDPKRDGPRPVLMWAYPREFKSAEAAGQVLGSPYKFNRISYNGPLPMLARGYVVLDGPTMPIIGEGKKEPNDTYLEQLKMDAEAAVDEVVRLGVGDRNRIAIGGHSYGAFMTANLLAHTRFFRAGIARSGAYNRSLTPFGFQSEDRNYWKANKVYQEMSPFNFAHQFKDPILFIHGEQDNNSGTFPMQSERMYQAIQGLGGATRLSMLPNESHSYRARESILHMLWEQDRWLEMYVKNAKPDGNRE, from the coding sequence ATGATACGTATCAAACCCTTGTTCGCCGCCGCTGCACTCGTTCTGTCAGCGTCGGCAAGTTACCAGATCCAGGCTGGCAATGTAGCAGAATCCGGCTACCAGCTGCCACCTGCAGAATTACAGGCTGTGGTCGATGCACCGAGGGGGCCATTGTTCCGCCTGGGGCCGCAACGCAAGACAGCATTGCTGCTGACCCTGCCTGGCCTGCCCAGTATTGCCGATGTCTCGCAGCCAGAGCTGCGCCTCGCAGGTTTGCGCATCAATCCACGTACCCGCGCCGCCAGCCATTTTGATTTTGGCAATGGCATGAGTTTGCTGGATGTCGCTACCGGCAAAGCGCGTGAAGTCAAGGGCTTGCCAGCCAGGCTCAAGATAGCCGAAACCGCCTGGTCGCCTGATGAACAGTGGCTGGCTTTCAGCCTGTGGGTAGATGGCGGTGTCGAATTGTGGTTGCTGGATATCAAAAAAGGCACGGCTCGCCGCCTGATGGCCGACAAACTGAATGCCGTAACCGGCCCCGGTTTTTCATGGATAGAAGGTTCAGAAAAAATACTGGTCAGGCTGACACCCCTGCATCAAAAGGAATTGCCACCCATGCCTGCAGTACCCGTCGGGCCGAATATGCAAGAGACCAAGGGCGGCAAAATGCTGCAAAACCGCATTTATCCCGACATGCTGAGGACAGCGCGTGATAGCGACACCCTGGACTGGTATCTGCAGACTCAACTCGGCATCGTCAACCTGAACGGTGAGTTGCGCCGTATCTCACGCCCCATGACGCTGATCAAATCCCTGGCTTCACCAGATGGCAAGCTGATACTGACCACGCAATTGCGCCGCCCTTATTCCACCATGTTGCCGGTAGATCGTTTTGGCCAGTTGATTGAGCTCTGGGATATTCAGGGCAAAAAAGTCAAGACGGTGGCTGAGCGCCCGCTGCGTGAACGCATCCCCACAGGCAATGATGCCGTGCAGGCCGGGCCACGCGACTTTGGCTGGCGCACCGACAAACCTGCGACCCTGTACTGGCTGGAAGCGCAGGCAGGTGGCGACCCTGAAGTGAATAGCAAGATCCATGATGCCCTGTTCCAGCAAGCGGCCCCGTTTGATGCTCCGGCACAAAAAATCATGGACCTCGGCTGGCGTTTTGGCAATGTACAGTGGGGCAATGATTATCTTGCTGTGGTCACCGAGAACTGGGTCAAGACCCGCGATACCCGCACCTGGCGCATACAGCCTGGCGTACCTGACAGCAAGCCCGAGCTCATGTTTGCCCGCAAGTCAGAAGACCAGTACAGCAATCCTGGCAACCCGGTCATGACCCAGAATGCCCAGGGTCGCCTGGTCTTGCGCATCAGCCCTGACGGCAAGGCCATTTTTTTCACCGGCACCGGTGCCAGTGCCGAGGGTGACCGTCCCTTCCTCGATAAATTTGACCTGACCAACAAACAGATCACCCGTCTGTGGCGCTCACAAGCCCCGTATTATGAAGAGATACTGGCTTTGCTGAATGACAAGGGCAACAGCTTTATCACCAGCCGTGAGTCAGTCGAAGAAAGGCCAAACTTCTATTTCTATGACTTGCAAGCCAGTGCCTCGCCTCGCGCATTGACGCAATTCCCGCATCCCATGCCGCAGTTCAAGGGCATCAAGAAACAGCAAATTCGTTATGAACGTGAAGATGGGGTTGACCTGACCGCCACTTTGTATCTGCCACCTGGATATGACCCCAAGCGCGATGGTCCGCGCCCTGTGCTGATGTGGGCTTATCCGCGTGAATTCAAATCAGCAGAAGCGGCTGGCCAGGTACTGGGTTCACCCTACAAGTTCAACCGCATTTCCTATAATGGCCCGCTGCCCATGCTGGCCCGTGGCTATGTCGTGCTGGATGGCCCTACCATGCCCATCATCGGTGAAGGCAAGAAAGAACCAAACGATACCTATCTGGAACAACTGAAGATGGATGCCGAAGCTGCCGTCGATGAAGTCGTGCGTCTGGGCGTGGGAGACCGCAACCGTATCGCTATCGGTGGTCATAGCTATGGTGCTTTCATGACGGCCAACCTGCTCGCGCACACCCGCTTTTTCCGCGCGGGGATTGCCCGTTCGGGTGCTTATAACCGCAGCTTGACGCCTTTCGGCTTTCAGTCTGAAGACAGGAATTACTGGAAAGCCAACAAGGTCTATCAGGAAATGTCGCCCTTCAATTTCGCTCACCAGTTCAAGGACCCGATCCTGTTCATTCATGGCGAGCAAGACAATAACTCTGGCACCTTCCCCATGCAGAGCGAACGCATGTACCAGGCCATACAGGGTCTGGGTGGGGCCACCAGATTGTCGATGCTGCCAAATGAAAGCCATAGCTACCGCGCCCGCGAATCGATATTGCACATGCTGTGGGAGCAAGACCGCTGGCTGGAGATGTATGTCAAGAATGCCAAGCCGGACGGTAACCGGGAATAA
- a CDS encoding sensor histidine kinase, whose translation MPATNPMRTALHTSEQLLPSEVTARSETWLTRARNYPVFSRTWFRYRAQAWIGLFIIVDLLVIATGLVADTDLRKLAVAFVPLTIGGTALHLIGPAMAVWVRNQAYASKKEAILLITALLVGAGISYGIISGTNYATKYLAYGAENMEFAVGGSITATSASTPKTDKPTAGITVRPVEESDKDKSISKIEHSPALKMLLQGFSFMLVFGLVTYTAGAVDLWYFFRQKKRLLEVMRQRELSLAQEARREAELRLSVLAAQVEPHFLFNTLAGVRSAILTEPERATAIVDHLVDYLRATIPQMRNDGSSAQARLRQQLEAASAYLGLMQARIPRLSYSVDSEVTDAALPPLMLISLVENAVKHGVEPKVGAVHIAVHAKKINRYGEDLLELTVADNGVGFAGSSSGTGIGLANIHERLESTYGIRASLVLKARAEGGVAATILLPLEA comes from the coding sequence ATGCCAGCCACCAATCCTATGCGCACAGCTTTACATACTTCAGAACAGTTATTGCCATCCGAAGTGACGGCAAGGAGCGAGACCTGGCTGACCCGCGCCCGCAACTACCCGGTGTTTTCACGTACCTGGTTCCGTTACCGGGCGCAGGCCTGGATAGGTTTGTTCATCATTGTTGACTTGCTGGTCATCGCGACAGGTCTGGTAGCAGATACAGATCTGCGCAAACTGGCAGTGGCTTTTGTTCCCCTGACCATCGGTGGCACGGCCCTGCATCTGATTGGCCCTGCAATGGCAGTATGGGTCAGGAACCAGGCTTATGCCAGCAAGAAAGAAGCCATATTGCTGATCACGGCATTACTGGTTGGCGCAGGTATCAGTTATGGCATTATTTCCGGGACTAACTACGCCACCAAATACCTGGCTTATGGCGCTGAAAATATGGAGTTTGCCGTCGGCGGCAGCATCACCGCCACCAGTGCGTCAACACCTAAAACCGACAAACCGACGGCAGGTATCACGGTGCGCCCAGTCGAGGAAAGTGATAAGGACAAGAGCATCAGCAAGATTGAGCATTCACCTGCCTTGAAAATGTTGCTACAAGGTTTTTCTTTCATGCTGGTGTTTGGGCTCGTCACCTATACTGCAGGTGCAGTTGATCTCTGGTATTTCTTCCGCCAGAAAAAACGCCTGCTGGAAGTCATGCGCCAGCGTGAACTCAGCCTCGCCCAAGAGGCACGCCGTGAAGCTGAATTGCGTTTGTCGGTACTGGCAGCGCAGGTGGAGCCGCACTTCCTGTTCAATACCCTGGCTGGTGTACGTTCTGCCATCCTCACGGAACCTGAAAGAGCCACTGCTATCGTTGATCATCTCGTCGATTATTTGCGTGCCACCATACCGCAAATGCGCAATGACGGCAGTTCTGCCCAGGCCAGGCTCAGGCAACAGCTGGAAGCTGCCAGCGCTTACCTGGGTCTGATGCAGGCACGCATACCGCGCCTCAGTTATAGCGTTGATAGTGAAGTGACAGATGCCGCATTGCCTCCACTGATGCTGATTTCGCTGGTCGAGAATGCCGTCAAACATGGTGTGGAACCCAAGGTAGGTGCGGTGCATATTGCAGTCCATGCGAAGAAAATCAATCGTTACGGCGAAGACCTGCTGGAACTGACAGTCGCTGACAATGGCGTTGGCTTTGCAGGCAGCAGTTCTGGTACTGGCATAGGTCTGGCAAATATCCACGAAAGGCTGGAATCCACCTATGGAATACGCGCCAGCCTGGTGTTGAAAGCAAGAGCTGAAGGCGGTGTTGCCGCGACCATATTGCTGCCTCTGGAAGCCTGA
- a CDS encoding GGDEF domain-containing protein, with product MPPDFNQPLLEARQQIDQLIKQIKNEGQQENLLPTLETVLTQLDSMTRTDHLTGALNRRTLAAMLDGELARSFRTGHTFTLAAIAVDGLEQILEQHGQAVARQVLQQVAKEALTMLRTLDSFGRVAANEFAIVMPTTWLEASLKAIARLKLRIAEVDWESISPGLKVTFATGLTTNAHKDSADSMLKRVNSALQTARSKGADSIVEIEPPLPDYDPNAED from the coding sequence ATGCCACCAGATTTTAATCAGCCCTTGTTAGAGGCAAGACAACAAATTGATCAATTGATCAAGCAAATCAAAAACGAAGGCCAGCAGGAAAACCTCTTGCCCACGCTGGAAACCGTGCTGACCCAGCTAGACAGCATGACCAGGACCGATCATCTGACTGGCGCCCTGAACCGCCGTACCCTGGCGGCGATGCTGGATGGTGAACTGGCACGCTCCTTCCGTACTGGCCATACCTTTACGCTGGCTGCCATCGCCGTCGATGGACTTGAGCAAATACTGGAACAGCATGGCCAGGCCGTGGCACGCCAGGTTTTGCAGCAAGTCGCCAAAGAAGCCCTGACCATGCTGCGCACCCTGGATTCATTCGGTCGTGTTGCCGCCAATGAATTTGCGATCGTCATGCCAACGACCTGGCTGGAAGCCAGTCTCAAGGCCATCGCCCGCCTCAAGTTGCGCATCGCAGAAGTCGATTGGGAGTCCATCTCCCCCGGCCTGAAAGTGACTTTTGCAACCGGCCTGACGACAAATGCCCACAAGGACAGTGCAGACAGCATGCTCAAGCGCGTTAATAGCGCCCTGCAGACAGCCCGTAGCAAGGGCGCGGACAGCATAGTGGAAATTGAGCCCCCTTTGCCGGATTACGACCCGAATGCTGAAGATTAA